From Gouania willdenowi chromosome 18, fGouWil2.1, whole genome shotgun sequence, one genomic window encodes:
- the LOC114480531 gene encoding E3 ubiquitin-protein ligase TRIM39-like isoform X1: MMAFEAQVRCCICLDIYVDPVSIPCGHNFCLDCIEGYWDSKDKPKCPLCQHTFSSRPKLKVNTEFATIVDFFKKSMQAEPTAIPTEQEEADKALCDVCRGKKHAKPCSACQAKNEEGNVCKIHHRPLTLFCRKDQMLMCTQCSEEKHKHHNTILLDNEKRRLKSRLRETKTNIQEMIEVRETKMEEIQHSVEVSKTNTEKEVQKYAQICSVLIQAIQRQQTSLVQDLETKQREAETRSQQLLAQLQEEINQLQAKDAELQLLETNLSSTNILQLHQLLSELPPSREWSDVPVHSDQSLGTVRKAFSKLVEVCQELVNRLSAEDTAKMSQHAVNITLDPQTASGWLLVSSDGKKVSCQKKRAALTNVPQRFDSCVCVLGNQRFTSGRSYWVVEVGDKSDWDLGVASESINRKGTITVRPDKGFWAICRRKGGNLSACVSPYVNIDLQESPRKVGVFLDYELGSVSFFNSETKTHIYTYDGFTFTEPLYPYFNPCVQDNGKNVAPLVICSLDINAEQSVTIETGVQTLI; encoded by the exons ATGATGGCTTTCGAGGCCCAGGTGAGATGCTGCATCTGTCTGGACATCTACGTGGACCCCGTGTCCATCCCCTGCGGGCACAACTTCTGCCTGGACTGCATTGAGGGTTACTGGGACTCCAAGGACAAGCCCAAGTGTCCGCTGTGCCAACACACGTTCAGCAGCCGCCCCAAGCTCAAAGTCAACACAGAGTTTGCCACAATCGTCGACTTCTTTAAAAA GTCGATGCAAGCGGAGCCGACCGCGATCCCGACTGAACAGGAGGAAGCCGACAAAGCGCTCTGTGACGTCTGTAGAGGGAAGAAGCACGCAAAGCCCTGCTCGGCGTGTCAGGCGAAGAACGAAGAGGGAAACGTCTGCAAAATCCACCACAGACCTCTGACCCTGTTTTGCAGGAAGGACCAGATGCTGATGTGCACCCAATGCTCAGAAGAGAAGCACAAGCACCACAACACCATCCTCCTGGATAATGAGAAGCGGAGACTCAAG TCGAGACTGAGAGAGACAAAGACGAACATCCAAGAGATGATCGAAGTTAGAGAGACAAAGATGGAAGAGATTCAACACTCTGTGGAAGTGAGCAAA ACGAACACAGAGAAGGAGGTCCAGAAGTATGCCCAGATCTGCAGCGTCCTGATCCAAGCCATCCAGAGGCAGCAGACCAGCCTCGTCCAGGACCTGGAGACCAAGCAGCGAGAAGCCGAGACACGAAGCCAGCAGCTTCTCGCCCAGCTGCAGGAGGAGATCAACCAACTGCAGGCCAAGGACGCAGAGCTGCAGCTGCTGGAGACCAATCTTAGCTCTACGAACATCCTGCAG ctCCACCAGTTGCTGTCTGAACTACCGCCCAGTAGGGAGTGGTCTGATGTCCCCGTGCACTCAGATCAGAGCCTGGGAACCGTCAGGAAGGCCTTTTCCAAACTGGTGGAAGTCTGCCAGGAGCTCGTCAACCGCCTATCAGCGGAGG ACACGGCCAAGATGAGCCAACATGCAG TGAACATCACTTTGGATCCTCAGACGGCTTCAGGCTGGTTGCTCGTGTCCTCAGATGGAAAGAAG GTTAGCTGCCAGAAGAAAAGGGCAGCGCTCACAAACGTTCCTCAGCGTTTTGATTCCTGCGTTTGTGTTTTGGGGAATCAAAGATTCACGTCTGGTCGGAGCTACTGGGTGGTTGAG GTTGGCGATAAGAGCGACTGGGATCTGGGCGTAGCCAGCGAGTCCATCAACAGGAAGGGCACCATCACGGTCCGACCCGACAAAGGCTTCTGGGCGATATGTCGGCGTAAGGGCGGCAACCTCAGCGCTTGCGTTAGCCCTTACGTCAACATCGACCTCCAGGAATCGCCCAGAAAGGTCGGGGTGTTCCTGGACTACGAGTTAGGCTCTGTGAGCTTCTTCAACTCCGAGACGAAGACGCACATTTACACCTACGATGGTTTCACCTTCACAGAACCGCTGTACCCCTACTTCAACCCCTGCGTCCAGGACAACGGGAAGAACGTGGCGCCACTGGTCATTTGTTCGCTCGACATCAATGCAGAGCAGAGCGTGACCATCGAGACAGGAGTGCAAACTTTAATATGA
- the LOC114480531 gene encoding E3 ubiquitin-protein ligase TRIM39-like isoform X2 produces MMAFEAQVRCCICLDIYVDPVSIPCGHNFCLDCIEGYWDSKDKPKCPLCQHTFSSRPKLKVNTEFATIVDFFKKSMQAEPTAIPTEQEEADKALCDVCRGKKHAKPCSACQAKNEEGNVCKIHHRPLTLFCRKDQMLMCTQCSEEKHKHHNTILLDNEKRRLKSRLRETKTNIQEMIEVRETKMEEIQHSVEVSKTNTEKEVQKYAQICSVLIQAIQRQQTSLVQDLETKQREAETRSQQLLAQLQEEINQLQAKDAELQLLETNLSSTNILQLHQLLSELPPSREWSDVPVHSDQSLGTVRKAFSKLVEVCQELVNRLSAEDTAKMSQHAVNITLDPQTASGWLLVSSDGKKVGDKSDWDLGVASESINRKGTITVRPDKGFWAICRRKGGNLSACVSPYVNIDLQESPRKVGVFLDYELGSVSFFNSETKTHIYTYDGFTFTEPLYPYFNPCVQDNGKNVAPLVICSLDINAEQSVTIETGVQTLI; encoded by the exons ATGATGGCTTTCGAGGCCCAGGTGAGATGCTGCATCTGTCTGGACATCTACGTGGACCCCGTGTCCATCCCCTGCGGGCACAACTTCTGCCTGGACTGCATTGAGGGTTACTGGGACTCCAAGGACAAGCCCAAGTGTCCGCTGTGCCAACACACGTTCAGCAGCCGCCCCAAGCTCAAAGTCAACACAGAGTTTGCCACAATCGTCGACTTCTTTAAAAA GTCGATGCAAGCGGAGCCGACCGCGATCCCGACTGAACAGGAGGAAGCCGACAAAGCGCTCTGTGACGTCTGTAGAGGGAAGAAGCACGCAAAGCCCTGCTCGGCGTGTCAGGCGAAGAACGAAGAGGGAAACGTCTGCAAAATCCACCACAGACCTCTGACCCTGTTTTGCAGGAAGGACCAGATGCTGATGTGCACCCAATGCTCAGAAGAGAAGCACAAGCACCACAACACCATCCTCCTGGATAATGAGAAGCGGAGACTCAAG TCGAGACTGAGAGAGACAAAGACGAACATCCAAGAGATGATCGAAGTTAGAGAGACAAAGATGGAAGAGATTCAACACTCTGTGGAAGTGAGCAAA ACGAACACAGAGAAGGAGGTCCAGAAGTATGCCCAGATCTGCAGCGTCCTGATCCAAGCCATCCAGAGGCAGCAGACCAGCCTCGTCCAGGACCTGGAGACCAAGCAGCGAGAAGCCGAGACACGAAGCCAGCAGCTTCTCGCCCAGCTGCAGGAGGAGATCAACCAACTGCAGGCCAAGGACGCAGAGCTGCAGCTGCTGGAGACCAATCTTAGCTCTACGAACATCCTGCAG ctCCACCAGTTGCTGTCTGAACTACCGCCCAGTAGGGAGTGGTCTGATGTCCCCGTGCACTCAGATCAGAGCCTGGGAACCGTCAGGAAGGCCTTTTCCAAACTGGTGGAAGTCTGCCAGGAGCTCGTCAACCGCCTATCAGCGGAGG ACACGGCCAAGATGAGCCAACATGCAG TGAACATCACTTTGGATCCTCAGACGGCTTCAGGCTGGTTGCTCGTGTCCTCAGATGGAAAGAAG GTTGGCGATAAGAGCGACTGGGATCTGGGCGTAGCCAGCGAGTCCATCAACAGGAAGGGCACCATCACGGTCCGACCCGACAAAGGCTTCTGGGCGATATGTCGGCGTAAGGGCGGCAACCTCAGCGCTTGCGTTAGCCCTTACGTCAACATCGACCTCCAGGAATCGCCCAGAAAGGTCGGGGTGTTCCTGGACTACGAGTTAGGCTCTGTGAGCTTCTTCAACTCCGAGACGAAGACGCACATTTACACCTACGATGGTTTCACCTTCACAGAACCGCTGTACCCCTACTTCAACCCCTGCGTCCAGGACAACGGGAAGAACGTGGCGCCACTGGTCATTTGTTCGCTCGACATCAATGCAGAGCAGAGCGTGACCATCGAGACAGGAGTGCAAACTTTAATATGA
- the LOC114480538 gene encoding cerebellin-1, translating to MTVPWKQKHHKATGNTMFGKMSSGSCFQPRFQVFLGLILLVSYWAPPEVNGQNETEPIVLEGKCLVVCDSTPSAEPATSALGMSVRSGTGRVAFSAIRNTNLEPSEMSNRTMTIYFDQVLVNIGSHFDPARSIFVAPRKGVYSFSFHVVKVYNRQTIQVSLVLNGWPVISAFAGDQDVTREAATNSGLVLMERGDKAYLKLERGNLMGGWKYSTFSGFLVFPL from the exons ATGACGGTTCCttggaaacaaaaacaccaCAAGGCTACGGGAAACACCATGTTTGGAAAGATGTCGTCGGGATCTTGTTTTCAGCCGCGCTTTCAGGTTTTCCTGGGACTTATTCTTCTGGTTTCCTACTGGGCGCCACCGGAGGTCAATGGCCAGAACGAGACGGAGCCGATCGTGTTGGAGGGAAAGTGTTTGGTGGTGTGCGATTCCACGCCGTCCGCAGAGCCGGCGACTAGCGCTCTGGGAATGTCAGTGAGGTCGGGGACCGGTCGGGTGGCCTTTTCGGCCATTCGTAACACCAACCTGGAACCCTCGGAAATGAGCAACCGCACCATGACCATCTACTTTGACCAG gTTTTGGTGAACATTGGAAGCCACTTTGACCCAGCAAGAAGCATCTTTGTAGCACCTAGAAAAGGGGTTTACAGCTTCAGCTTCCACGTGGTAAAGGTCTACAACCGGCAGACGATACAA GTGAGTTTGGTTCTCAACGGGTGGCCCGTGATTTCAGCCTTTGCAGGAGACCAGGACGTGACCAGGGAAGCAGCCACTAACTCTGGGCTGGTTCTGATGGAGCGAGGGGACAAAGCGTACCTGAAACTGGAGAGAGGGAACCTGATGGGAGGCTGGAAGTACTCCACGTTCTCAGGGTTTCTGGTCTTCCCTTTGTAG